In a single window of the Microcoleus sp. FACHB-672 genome:
- a CDS encoding ATP-binding protein produces MSKILVVDDDLTIQLVLRHLLERENCEVRVVGDGEEALLEVHRWHPDLMICDWMMPRLDGLEVCRRVKTNPKLATTFVILLTAREQVSDRVRGLDAGADEFLTKPIEPEELLARVRAGLRSRQLTQQLSQANQHLAALVEVQRRLLAFNSDDNCYNQIVELLGKTAGASRVYVVENCWNMAGTLLGEETHQAPIVYAQWWANEEKSQAEKIKIKDSNRLFSTLCLFPSRWVEMLAKGEIIAGSASEFPPEERLILEPLGIVKILLLPLTVNGEFFGCLGFEHCDCSEAWSASEIEFLRAAASAISLHQERSKAVSALRESEARYRAIVEDQTELICRFALDGTVTFVNDAYCRYFGVTQEDLRNKSLVPLIPDIERNPFKYPFISREQKVVLPSGEVRTQHWTGRAIFDSLGRFIEYQAVGIDITERKRAEEETLKALAKEKELGELKNRLISMVSHEFRTPLTTVLSSADLLEYYLQQEPFENSDKKLLEYIQRIQVAAVNMTELLEDVLFIGRTDAGKLPFNPLPLNLTQFCSQLVAEIQLCVTSNHKIHFVEIHPNILTTSDVPACMDEKLLRQILSNLLSNALKYSAEGGEVRLELICQECEAIFQIKDQGIGIPDEDITHLFESFHRAKNVGNIAGTGLGLAIVKRCVDLHEGEISVASKVGVGTTFTVTLPLMPKR; encoded by the coding sequence ATGTCTAAGATTTTAGTAGTTGATGATGATTTGACCATTCAGTTAGTTTTGCGGCACTTACTAGAGCGTGAAAATTGTGAAGTTAGGGTCGTTGGTGATGGAGAAGAAGCCTTACTCGAAGTCCACAGATGGCATCCCGATTTAATGATTTGCGATTGGATGATGCCCCGTCTCGACGGGTTGGAAGTATGCCGGCGGGTGAAAACTAATCCAAAACTGGCCACAACCTTTGTGATTCTGCTAACCGCACGGGAACAGGTGTCTGATCGCGTCAGAGGGCTAGATGCTGGGGCAGATGAATTTTTGACTAAACCCATTGAACCGGAGGAGTTACTGGCACGGGTAAGAGCCGGTTTGCGTTCACGGCAATTAACGCAACAATTAAGTCAAGCAAACCAACATTTGGCAGCACTGGTAGAAGTACAGCGCCGATTGCTAGCTTTTAACAGTGATGACAACTGCTACAACCAAATTGTAGAACTGCTGGGAAAAACTGCCGGTGCCAGCCGTGTTTATGTCGTCGAAAACTGCTGGAATATGGCAGGCACTCTGTTAGGAGAGGAAACTCATCAAGCGCCGATTGTCTATGCCCAATGGTGGGCTAATGAAGAAAAAAGTCAAGCAGAAAAAATTAAAATAAAAGATTCTAATCGTTTATTTTCTACTTTATGTCTGTTTCCTTCTCGGTGGGTAGAAATGCTAGCAAAAGGCGAGATTATTGCGGGGTCTGCCTCTGAGTTTCCCCCGGAAGAACGTCTCATTTTAGAGCCACTGGGTATTGTCAAAATTTTGCTTTTGCCTCTCACAGTTAATGGGGAGTTTTTCGGTTGTCTCGGCTTTGAACATTGCGATTGTTCAGAAGCTTGGTCTGCGTCAGAAATTGAGTTTTTACGGGCAGCAGCATCAGCTATTTCGCTGCATCAAGAGCGCTCAAAGGCTGTGTCAGCACTCCGGGAAAGTGAGGCTCGGTATCGGGCTATTGTTGAGGATCAAACTGAACTTATTTGTCGTTTTGCGCTGGATGGCACGGTGACTTTTGTTAATGACGCTTACTGTCGGTATTTTGGCGTAACTCAAGAGGATTTGAGAAATAAATCTCTTGTGCCGCTGATTCCTGATATTGAGCGTAATCCTTTTAAATATCCCTTTATTTCTCGCGAACAAAAAGTCGTTTTACCTTCAGGAGAAGTTCGCACTCAACATTGGACAGGTCGCGCCATCTTTGACTCATTAGGCCGCTTTATTGAGTATCAAGCTGTAGGCATAGACATTACGGAACGCAAGCGAGCTGAAGAAGAAACGCTGAAAGCACTTGCTAAAGAAAAAGAACTAGGCGAACTTAAAAATCGCTTAATCTCGATGGTTTCCCATGAGTTCCGTACTCCCTTGACTACTGTACTTTCTTCTGCCGATTTACTGGAATATTACCTGCAACAAGAGCCATTTGAAAATTCTGACAAAAAGCTCCTCGAATACATCCAGCGAATTCAAGTAGCTGCCGTTAATATGACAGAATTGTTAGAAGATGTTTTGTTTATCGGTCGTACAGATGCCGGCAAACTTCCTTTCAATCCTCTGCCGCTGAACTTAACACAATTTTGCAGTCAGTTGGTAGCGGAAATCCAGCTTTGCGTGACAAGCAACCACAAGATTCATTTTGTAGAAATTCACCCAAATATTCTCACAACCTCTGATGTGCCGGCTTGTATGGACGAAAAGTTACTGCGGCAAATTCTCAGCAACTTGCTCTCTAACGCGCTTAAATATTCTGCTGAAGGAGGAGAGGTTCGGTTGGAACTGATTTGTCAGGAATGCGAAGCAATTTTTCAGATTAAAGATCAAGGCATTGGTATCCCAGATGAGGATATCACTCATCTATTTGAGTCTTTTCATCGAGCTAAAAATGTTGGCAATATCGCTGGGACGGGTTTAGGATTAGCAATTGTCAAACGGTGTGTAGATTTACACGAGGGTGAAATTTCTGTGGCAAGTAAGGTTGGAGTGGGAACCACGTTTACTGTGACGTTGCCGCTGATGCCGAAGCGGTAA
- a CDS encoding sugar kinase, with product MARHGLFVGLSTLDLVYLAASPPHNNQKIVASDYMAAAGGPATNAAITFSHLGNQATLLGVVGAHPIAQLIRADLESHGVKIADSDPKRIDPPAISSIIVTQSTGERAVVSINATQSQIAVEQLPTLDLENVSIILIDGHQMQISKVIAQEAQSKNIPIVVDGGSWKAGFEEILPLVNYVICSANFHPPNCCRPQEVFAYLQGLGIPHIAITYGEKSIQYFSLGEIGEVPVPAVKPVDTLGAGDIFHGAFCHYILQENFTNALTLSAKVASRSCQFFGTRQWMKEETQADIL from the coding sequence TTGGCTAGGCACGGACTGTTCGTAGGATTATCAACTCTGGACTTAGTTTATTTAGCGGCAAGTCCTCCTCACAACAATCAAAAAATTGTGGCCTCCGATTACATGGCTGCTGCGGGCGGCCCTGCTACCAATGCTGCCATAACCTTCAGCCACTTGGGCAATCAGGCAACATTACTGGGGGTTGTAGGCGCTCATCCAATCGCCCAATTGATTCGCGCTGATTTAGAAAGTCATGGCGTGAAAATTGCAGATTCCGATCCCAAGCGGATTGATCCTCCCGCAATTTCTTCGATTATTGTTACTCAAAGCACCGGGGAACGGGCTGTTGTTTCTATCAACGCAACTCAATCACAAATTGCTGTTGAACAACTGCCGACACTGGATTTGGAAAATGTTAGTATTATTTTAATCGATGGCCATCAAATGCAAATCAGTAAAGTCATCGCTCAGGAAGCTCAATCAAAAAATATCCCAATCGTAGTTGATGGGGGAAGCTGGAAAGCAGGTTTTGAAGAAATATTACCTTTGGTAAATTATGTAATTTGTTCAGCCAACTTTCATCCTCCCAACTGCTGCCGGCCTCAAGAAGTTTTTGCTTATCTTCAGGGGCTAGGAATTCCCCACATCGCTATTACTTACGGGGAAAAATCAATTCAATATTTTAGTCTGGGCGAGATCGGTGAGGTGCCGGTGCCGGCAGTTAAACCTGTAGATACCCTGGGTGCCGGTGACATTTTTCACGGCGCGTTTTGCCACTACATTCTCCAAGAGAATTTTACCAATGCCCTAACATTATCTGCGAAAGTTGCCTCCCGTTCCTGTCAATTTTTTGGCACCCGCCAATGGATGAAGGAAGAAACTCAAGCCGACATTTTATAA
- the def gene encoding peptide deformylase, with protein MSAEVLVEKKKLKTPPLDIHYLGDRALRQNAKRIAKVDREIRQLVKEMLQTMYSADGIGLAAPQVGIQKQLIVVDCEPDNPATPPLVLINPTIKQYSDDVCLFQEGCLSIPGVYMDVKRPEMIEVVYKDEQGRPQMMIATEMLSRAIQHEMDHLNGVLFVDRVENQLALTEELTKHKFSHRAVKPVAL; from the coding sequence ATGAGTGCTGAAGTTTTGGTTGAGAAGAAAAAGTTAAAAACACCCCCACTGGACATTCACTATCTAGGGGATCGGGCATTACGCCAAAATGCCAAACGGATTGCCAAGGTAGATCGGGAAATCCGCCAGCTGGTAAAAGAAATGCTACAAACCATGTACAGCGCTGATGGCATTGGTTTGGCAGCACCCCAAGTGGGGATTCAAAAACAACTGATTGTGGTGGACTGCGAACCGGATAACCCAGCCACACCGCCTTTGGTGCTGATCAACCCAACGATCAAGCAGTACAGTGACGACGTTTGTCTGTTCCAAGAAGGCTGTTTGAGTATTCCTGGGGTTTACATGGATGTCAAACGCCCAGAAATGATTGAAGTGGTCTATAAAGACGAACAGGGGCGTCCCCAGATGATGATCGCTACAGAGATGTTGTCCCGCGCAATTCAGCACGAGATGGATCATCTCAACGGTGTGCTATTTGTTGATCGGGTAGAAAATCAGCTAGCGCTAACTGAGGAACTAACGAAGCATAAGTTTTCCCATCGGGCTGTTAAACCTGTTGCCTTGTAA
- a CDS encoding PrsW family glutamic-type intramembrane protease, whose protein sequence is MTGNPKYRVFLRQLNTTVAAGTQPFLYPLSETQPVAIGREPSCEIILDSGVYGGVSRRHATIGYQPQIQAGSNSGGWQVCDLNSANGTYINGQRLQGCRFLQAGDRIALGVNGPEFIFESTLVTLQPAGNVGNAGTNQTEAVTLSQLFPILSTGRELRSKAYLVPATVTVTFVVLLFAAIGNSPAFNLLLAAYLGGVAYYFVYQLCGKHKPWWWLLGCCFLTIAILLSPILTGFVVVFREILPGRLPAANESLSFISLLVRMFFGAGLMEELLKALPVLGAVLIGYWLRSPWRERLGVWEPLDGILLGTASALGFTLLETLGQYVPEIIQNVTLQAGKDLGELAGLQLLIPRILGSVAGHMAYSGYLGYFIGLSVLKPNQRWLILAVGYLTAAGLHTLWNATGSISVLVLACVGMVSYAFLAAAILKARALSPTRLQNFATRLSGK, encoded by the coding sequence ATGACCGGCAACCCGAAATATCGTGTATTTTTGCGCCAGCTGAACACGACTGTGGCAGCCGGCACACAACCCTTCCTCTACCCCCTATCTGAGACACAGCCGGTGGCCATCGGGCGAGAACCCAGCTGTGAAATTATCTTGGATTCAGGAGTGTATGGCGGTGTGTCCCGGCGTCACGCCACAATTGGCTATCAGCCCCAAATTCAAGCCGGCTCAAATTCAGGTGGGTGGCAAGTTTGCGATCTTAATAGTGCGAATGGCACATATATAAATGGCCAGCGCTTGCAGGGATGCCGGTTTTTGCAAGCCGGCGACCGAATTGCCCTGGGTGTCAATGGCCCAGAATTTATCTTTGAGTCCACACTGGTTACGCTTCAGCCGGCAGGAAATGTGGGGAATGCCGGCACCAATCAAACAGAGGCAGTCACCTTAAGCCAATTATTTCCCATTCTCTCAACAGGCCGGGAATTGAGGAGCAAAGCTTACTTGGTGCCGGCGACGGTTACCGTTACCTTCGTAGTGTTGCTATTTGCTGCAATTGGTAACTCCCCGGCGTTTAACCTGCTGCTGGCAGCTTATTTGGGCGGTGTGGCGTATTACTTTGTCTATCAACTGTGTGGCAAGCACAAGCCTTGGTGGTGGCTTTTAGGCTGTTGCTTTTTGACGATAGCAATCCTGCTAAGCCCCATCCTGACAGGCTTTGTTGTGGTATTTCGTGAGATTCTGCCTGGACGTTTGCCGGCAGCCAATGAGTCGCTGAGCTTCATTTCGCTATTAGTGCGAATGTTTTTTGGTGCCGGCTTGATGGAAGAATTGCTCAAAGCGCTGCCGGTGTTAGGGGCTGTTCTCATCGGTTATTGGCTGCGATCTCCCTGGCGAGAGCGTTTGGGAGTCTGGGAACCCCTAGATGGCATTTTGTTGGGAACGGCTTCTGCTTTAGGGTTTACCCTGTTGGAAACTTTAGGGCAGTACGTTCCTGAGATTATTCAAAATGTCACCCTGCAAGCCGGAAAAGACTTAGGGGAACTGGCGGGATTGCAGTTACTCATTCCCCGCATTTTAGGTTCTGTCGCCGGCCACATGGCTTACAGTGGCTATCTGGGGTATTTCATCGGTCTGAGTGTCCTCAAGCCTAATCAGCGCTGGCTAATTCTGGCAGTGGGCTACCTCACAGCCGCTGGACTTCATACCCTGTGGAATGCGACCGGCTCCATCAGCGTGCTGGTATTAGCCTGTGTGGGGATGGTTTCCTACGCTTTTCTGGCAGCCGCTATTCTTAAAGCGAGGGCACTTTCTCCCACTCGCTTACAAAATTTTGCGACTCGCCTTTCTGGGAAGTGA